The genomic stretch GAAAAAAATATGGATAGCAGTAATAAAACACCTAATATTATCATACGCGTGACTTCACTCGAGTCCAAATAATCATCTCCTATTCTGTAAGGCGGCATTATGCTCAAATCAATTCGTATAATTGAAATTATCTTATCATATATAGAAATTATATAAAATTATACAATAAAAAATGCCGAGTCAATAAAATAAATTGGTTATAAGTTACAATTGGAAAAATAAATAAACAAGGTAAATTTTACATGAAAAGAAGAGGAATGTCAATATAAACACCAGATATGGAAGAGATTACGTGGCAAATAGGACTATTTTCTTAATAAGTGTTAAGATTTTGTTATAATATCAAAATAACTATTGTGCAGAATGAAAATCCGGTGTAAAATCACTTATGGTGTTTAAAGTTCTGTCGAATTGGATCGAATGAAATTTACACCTGGAAGCTTATTAGTCAGTTTTATGACAGGAGACGTTAATGAGAAAAAAATCACATATCTCTTTGGCTGGATATTTATTAGACAGTATGAACATCGATGAGCTTTTTCAACATAGGAAAGCATTTTACTACGGCAGTATATTACCGGATATTAAGCCATCTTTTCTTACCAAAAGGCATACCATAGAAGAAACCTTTGATATACTGACAGAAGAAATTATTAAGATAACCGATGAATTTCAAGTACACAAAGGAATTAACAGGTATTTTACAAGACATTTAGGTGTTGTAACCCATTATATAGCGGATTATTTCACTTATCCCCATAACAGTATATTTACTGGAAGTATCAAAGCGCACTGTGGATATGAGAAAAAACTCATAACGGCATTAAAAGAATATGTTAAGAGCGAAGATGCTGTGAATGCCCGGGCAAAGAATTTTCTATTTGCCACGGTGGAAGAAATATTGAAGTTTATTAAGGAAATGCATGCTGAATATTTAAAGGTAGCTAAGAAAGTTGCTGTAGACTGTTTTTACATTGTAGAATTGTGTCATAAAGTAGTAGATGGAATCCTGCAGATTTTTGAAATGAATTTGAAAGCCCTAACTCAGATAGAAGCGGCATAATAGAAAGATATACAATAAAGTCCCGGAATAAATGTGTTAATACATTTACTCCGGGACTTTTTAAAGCACTTATTTTGTTATTGCCGCCCATACTTATCAAATACAGCCAGTTCAGAGACGTCAATATAAG from Anaerocolumna sp. AGMB13020 encodes the following:
- a CDS encoding zinc dependent phospholipase C family protein; translation: MRKKSHISLAGYLLDSMNIDELFQHRKAFYYGSILPDIKPSFLTKRHTIEETFDILTEEIIKITDEFQVHKGINRYFTRHLGVVTHYIADYFTYPHNSIFTGSIKAHCGYEKKLITALKEYVKSEDAVNARAKNFLFATVEEILKFIKEMHAEYLKVAKKVAVDCFYIVELCHKVVDGILQIFEMNLKALTQIEAA